Within Rutidosis leptorrhynchoides isolate AG116_Rl617_1_P2 unplaced genomic scaffold, CSIRO_AGI_Rlap_v1 contig78, whole genome shotgun sequence, the genomic segment TTATCAAATGTTGGAGAAGGAGAGGGGACTTACaaaactataaataacaaaggtggcTGCATAGATATATAATGACAAAGGGTGTGGAAATAATCGAGTTAGCTACCAACAAGTTCAGTAACTTTAGTAGAATTAAATTGACACTTTTTAGTGCTAAAAAGTTCAGCatatatttatgaaaaaatatatatatactatttcCGTCTCGAAATAGAtacaattttttatatataaatttttttatttggGTATATTTTAGTAATCATTAGACTCTCTGTGGGGAATTGAGCAGCGACTTTTTCTCAGTTTGATTAGGAAATTGCATTTATAGATCAATTGAATAGGTCAATTTGTCCTTCTACCGTAGATTCAAAACCAATTTATGCTAAATGGCCAGCGAAAACTACAAACATTATGATGCATTCGGTGGGTTTACAGGCCTTGTGAATCTGGTTTAACTGACAATTTGTCAAAATGCTTAATTTGTTCTTCTAAACATTCCACTAAACGAATGCCTAAGTTTGCATTGTGATTACAAACAAAGTGTGCTAAAAACGATACATCTCATACTAACCCATATGATCACTAAGCTATTTCAtgtaaaaatgataaaataatgatattatcattatcattagaattAGAATTAATCAACAATTTAACATGGTTCCCAGGAAGTTTTGAAGGGaaacaaagaaagaaaagaaaaaaaaaaaaagtggtgaCGAAAATAGGATGAAATGGGCCCATGAGATGTAAAATAGCCCAAAAAGGTCACACGTCCAGGCTTATAGCCCAATAGAATTTGGATGCTTTATCAATGACCGAGCTAGGTACTACGATGTAAAGGCCCAATGAAATTGATTGCCTTCACCGAGCTCTTACCTTTTACAGtatgtaccaaaaaaaaaaaaaaaaaaaccctcgtcatgttttttctttttttttttcggaCGATCTCGTCTTATTCTCCTTCTCCGTCTTCTTATTATAATCATCAGTTATCGTTtcgattaataaaaaaaataaaatatgcaTTCAATTAATTGGTGTGAACTTCTTTTTTGCAGGTAATTGGTGTGAACTTATAATAATTACGTCCTGATTAATATTTCCATATTGATATCAAATCATGATGAACATTTTAGGAGCAAAACTAGACGAAGCATATAATTTGCATATACTATTTCCGTCTCAAATTAaatgtaaatttttatataaaaatttatatttaatttgGGACGAAAGTAGTAGTGGATATATTCTGACTGCAAATTATACTACTATTTGATACCAAAATTACAAGACCAAATCTAGGGAGACCAAAACATATTATCATGCTTAATTAAACAATATCCTACATACcataaatatatttacatacatGATTATATTTATATCTATCGAAGGATACATAAATAGAGAGCAAAATTATGGCATAGAGAGATGATCATTATAGTAATTTATTTTCTAATTTTGATGATTAATTAATAGAGTGGAATGACTGAATTAATGAATTAATACTGATCAGGCCACAGAAAGCCCCCATTGCAAAATCTCTCTTATCATGGACGGTACCGTTACAGGTAAGTCCATATTCCGTCAGAAGCAAATCGACCTTCCATTCTTCCATCTTCTCATAATCCGCTTTCTTGTAACGTGGATAATGGAGCGGCATCTGGAAAGAATATTCCGTCATCTTCTTGTTGACGTCGTTAGAGGATAACAACAACGTCGTCTCTCCATTAACAACATCCATATTCTTCTTTGAGCTCTTCTTCACATTAACGTTAACGGCGCATGTTTCATCATCGTGGTGTATAGTTTCATTTTGGTGCCCTAACACGTGGCATGCTGAGTGAAGAAGCCACCTCAAAGCCATTGTTGATCTCTAATATtttcaagagagagagagaggagaagaaGAAGATGTTTATATGTTTTTGGTTTAAAGCAAGAGACTTGTGACTTGTATCGGTATCTATAGCTGGCTGTTACCGACTTTTATTAATTTTACAATAGGAAACGACTACTAATTTAATGCTTAAGGttgatttattttaaaaatatattaaattcaAAATAAATGTATTGGATGTATTAAAAAATCAAAATAACGTATATTTcaagtttaatataatattatttaaacaCCATTATTTATATATGCATGAGTACTTGTCCATTTTTATCATATTTTAATgtcaatttaatattatatttttatcatatgtCAATTTAATAGTGATTAAAAAGAGAAGGGTTAGATGCTtatattgttttaattaatatttttGTCGAtcaatgattaatttaattttaaatttagattGCTTATTTAAGATACTTATAAATATCGGTCATCGATCTTAGTATTAATTGTTGCGGACTTACAGCGGTTGCAAGTCTCTTTTTCGTATAGGACAAAACAAAGTTGCATAAAATGAGTATCGTGTTGATACAAGAAAAGGCCTCGTGGCTGGCCATATTAATTCTCGATTTCTCATAGTCAACGTCATGCTCAATTATTAGGTGTAACTTATTGCCCACGGTTTCTAGAATTCGTAACAGTACAGCAAATTAGGCAAAATGTTTAAAATAAAATCTCTCTTCAActtaaatttatttttatacatGATTTTTCCCAAATTCTAATGCAGTATTTGGATTTTTCTTTCTAACGAAATTTTTTTATCAATTAAATTTATAAGTAgagtggttgaaaaataaaaattatgaatattatttgATTATCGAGAGAAACTATAAAATGATCATATATAAAGTGACGATGGGGAGACACCATGAAGACTTTCATGCCGCTAAACCGCAATATAAATGAGATAAATTAGAATAAAATAAAGTTAGTGAAAACAATACACATTACTAATTCGTGGGTTGTTGTAAGAAGAAAGCGTGTCACACAATGTTTTACAAAAGAAAAATAAGGCTTAAAAAACAGGTTTTTATCATTTACGAAACCAAAACATTATTGGATAGGAACTTTTCATTATGAAATTTATTTTTTATCACGTGTTAAAATTTCATCTTTTAATGATtgattaattttttaaaatatatatatatcaattaatagtatatataaataataatgtgtTAGAAAGTTCTCATCCAAAAATTATTCGAAATGAAATCATTTTAAAGAAACAGTTTTTTACCATCGATGAATCCGTTGACGCATCCGTCTGTATTTTCTATATAAGGTTTACATGTGTGATAAATGTGTCCCTAAGATAAGAAACGTAGATGTACCAaaataaataaagtcaaaagatatTCCGTAAAATCTTGAGTGCAAAAGAATTTTAGAGTACCGCTGAATTTAAAAATAACATAGGATATTTTTCTGTGGTTATAAAATGAAAGATGAATAAggaaaaaaataataatcatattttctGTAAGGAATACATATATTGATTTTTATATGCTTATATTAATGAAATAAATTTCGAATTTTCATTCTAACTATTATGACTATGAGATTGAACTTTTGTTGGGTTCGAAAATGCTCACAGAAGTTCTTGTTCACATTACAACAGCTCAGCTGTATGTAGTTTGTAACGCAACAAAGTCAATCTTTGACTTTTGAGACACATACATAGCTAGATTTAAAATTCCACCTTTAACCCCATGAAATTCACTGAAATTGAGACTTTGGGCTTAAGGCCTTTTTTTAATATTGACGTTGGGCTTAAAGCTGGTCAAGGCCTAAGCAATAAGGCCTTCCACTCCTAAATGAGATGTTTTTTAATCTGAGGTTGATATTCTTATTGGATTATTAAGTGAACGAAGCCCATTCAAGTGATAATCAAGCCTCTTTGTTATCACAATTAGTAATGGAAAACGAGCGCACAGTTCGACAACGAACCGACTCGAACATGCATTTGAAGTTCGTTTAGTAAACGAGTTGAGCTAGGCTCGGTTCGTTTATTTTGATCATTTAGTGAATAGATCTCGAACAGAATCGAACAATTCGTGccgagggcattttggtaatttaatattaatatttataaaatgattttttatgttaaattacttaattattatactaaaaaataatatttaatattaattttttaattataatactaatgatcataaaaaataaatattaatattaataaattaatattttttgttttattttagtcatttaataaatattttattttatttaatatattttaaaaattaaacatATTGTTCTCGAAGGCTCACGAACAGTAGCGAACATAACCGTATCTAGCTTTCTTGAGCTCGTTTATTTACGAACATAGTTCGGCTCGATTCGTTTATAAACAAACACTCATTCAACGAGCCGAACAGATCCGAATTGTTCGTTTGCCCATCACTAATCACAATACAGTCGATTTTAACGGTAATAATATCTCGATAAATAAATAATCTTGATTAATTAATGAATTTTAACGATTCCGAGTTATTGTTTAGCTTATTTCACGATTTCTTCAATCCCCTTGTTTGGCTTTCGAATAATCAAACTGAGACAAATAGGTCGTAAAGCCATTGTTTTTTAATCACCATCCATTTACATAATATTCTTTTCGTCTGCTAATGTATGTTTTTTTAGCTATTTTttaaacattaaaaaaaaatatttaatcaatattaatgaatatataatttttttaatatatttcGAAAAACTAAAAAATATTTATTTACGGACGGAGATATACTAAATAGCTCGAGCGTAAATTAAATAGATTATGGAATATCAATTTTAGCTCTAGATAAAAGCAAATAGAAGAAAAATAAAACACAAACACCATCTATGAAATCCGACAAAACTGAGAGCAATATTCTGACAATAACAAAGTtcaaaaataaaacaactttttgtCTCCTCTTTTCAGCCCTTTAAAAGTAAATTCATCCGCTTGAATCACATACTAGTTCCCGTCAATCAAACAAACCAGTTAAGCCCTCCCAAGTCTCGGAGTCATCATTGTCAACCACCACCGATGCATTTGACTTCTTTTTAGTTCTTCTCTTCTCCCACGACTCGAAGTCATCACTAGACACGGCATTAACATTGTATAGTAAGAGAAAGCTCTTTCCCATATATCTAATACGCTCGTGGCTGGAAATCATTTCAGCCAAAACATTATCATGGTACGGAATATAAGAATCAAGTTCCACTTCATCATCACCAAAACCAATGGAGAATATCCTATTCGACGACGCTGCTGCACACCATGCTTCCCCGTTGTTTCGAAATCCCAAACAAAGTATCTTATCATGCATTCCGATGCCGTATCATATCTGCAAACAATCTCCCATGACTCCATATTATTACAGTCTTTCATCACCCACACTTCTAGAAACCGTCCTTTATGACGCACAAAAGAACAACAAATCCCTATGTTTGACTCCTGGTAGATGTTTGATTCCAGAATATCCCTTTCGTCAAAAAGTTGAGACAATTTACTCTTTTGAAATGCCTCAGCATTTACGTCGAAACCTAAAATTAGGCAACTTTTGCTCGTATCATCATAAACCAAACTATAAATACAATGTATAGCTTCATAAAAGAATGAAAAGAAATGTGCTTGGAGCCACTGATAACCGCAAGCAATTTCAGAAATACCTTTCCATGAATTCTTATTTAGGGAAAAAATCTCAACTTGAGGAGGCTTCGTATCATCCAAGAAGCTAAGAACCTTAAGAACCTTGTAATCATTGCTCAAGGAGTTGAAGGCAAACCCAAGAAGAAAACAAGCGTACCCAGAATTATAAGAAGGGGGGAAAATCGGTTTAGGAAGGGTAAGCATTTTCTTTATAGTGGGATTCCACAATATAATATCATGACTAGATTCAACAACAGTCGTAAGGCATAGCACGCCATTACATATAGCGAGGGGCTTTGTGGTATTTTTATCCTTGTAAGGCTTGAATAAAATACTAAACGTGTTGTGATAATCCAAATCGTCATTCTTAAGTAGAAGCAGTTGCAAATGTACTTTACGATATTTCATCCTATATTTCATCTAAAAACCAAGTACTGGCCATTTTTATAGTTGGTCTTCCTAATGTAGGAGACTAGGAGTACGAGAATAAAGTACTTTTGATAAGAGAGCGGCATTGTTTCTTCACACACATACAATGGCCAAGACTAGTCGGTGGTAGTTTATGAAACATTTTGAGAAGAAGATCTTCTGCCAAGTTCTGCATTTGTTTTTTCACTTCACAATTCGTAGCATTAGCATTGTCAATAAAAAACGAGCTCTCCTCGAAATGTAGCATAGTCCTATAAAGCTTGATCTTGTGGTTTTTTGCTTAAAATACTGGCTCGTACTGTATTGTACTATTCCTAAGAGATATGGAGATTAGCCTGCGATCATCATTTTTTGACCATGATGCAGCACACCGCACTTCACCATTATTTCGTAATCGCAACCAATCTACACTACTCGGCATACCAAAGGAAATTCGTCCACAATCAAAATTCCATATGTTCACCGCCGACTTTGTATTACCATATTCTTTCATCACCCATATTTCTAGAAACCAATTTTTACCAGCCTCAGTAGAACAACTGCAACAAATCGCCAAGTAAGAGTCCATCTACGATTCCGATTTCTTATTTCGCCTTTCAAATAATAACTCAGGTAATTCAATCTCTTCGAACACTTCGGCATTTAAATCAAATTCTAAAATTGCACAATATTTGTGACGATGTTGATGAACCAAACAATATAGAGCCCCATACAAAATCTGAAGGATATCTATCCACCAATGATAAAATGGAGTAATATCCGAGATGTCTTTCCACGAATTATTAGCGAGTGAAAATATCTCAACTCGATATCCATCTTGGTTAAAAATCTTAAAAACCTTGTAATCGTTTCTCAAGGATTCAAAACCAAAATCGAGACATAAATTATGAAGGAGATTGATAAACTCACAGTTGTAAATAGGTTGAGGGAGGATAAGCAATTTTTGTATGATTGGATTCCACAACATAATCTCCATACCATATTCATCAGCGATGCATAAAACACCATTACAAATAGCAATTGGAGTTGGCCTCTCCTGACAGAAGGGCTTGAATGGAATAAACAATTCCTTGTAAGGATCGACActttaattgtcgagatacaaCTGCAGATGATCATCGGGTACACACTTTTTCCGGAAAATCAAGTCCTTACGTGTTTTGCAATTGATCTTGTGGTTCTTGATGAGAGAATGCCATTCTTTGTTGAGACACATGCAGGTGTTAAGAGTTTTGAGAGGTAATTTCTCTAATACATTCTGAAGAATATCATCAGTCAAATTTTCCATTCTAGCTTTCATAATTGTCTGTGCGACTGAGAGAGATGCACAGAAAATCAACAAGTAGCAATTTTTGGGTGGAAGTTTCCTAACACGTCATCACTTATGCATGAATATCATTAATtgataaatatataatttttaaaaattagCCAATCATTATAAGAAATGAATTTTAACATGCACGTGGCAAAAGGTGATTCGCATGCCTAATTTAGGAAGTTCCTATCCAAAAATTTTCCAACCCGTAATGTAGAAATTTTGAAGCATAGGAAATTGTTTAATAAGGTAAACCTAGAGCTAAAGGTAAACCTAAAGGACTTACTGTTTGGATTCCTGTCGTGGGCCATACTAGCCTACTTATTGATAAGCCTTTGATCAGCTCATATAATTTTTTCAAAAAGGTAGTCATTTTGATCCATATTTTAACATTTTCGACACACATCGTTTGTCCCCATGTTTCCTATACCGTTGCATTATTTGGACGGTAATAATTATCTATCTGTTCATTAAAATCAATCAAACCACGACACAT encodes:
- the LOC139885092 gene encoding putative F-box protein At3g10240; amino-acid sequence: MTTFLKKLYELIKGLSISRLVWPTTGIQTERPTPIAICNGVLCIADEYGMEIMLWNPIIQKLLILPQPIYNCEFINLLHNLCLDFGFESLRNDYKVFKIFNQDGYRVEIFSLANNSWKDISDITPFYHWWIDILQILYGALYCLVHQHRHKYCAILEFDLNAEVFEEIELPELLFERRNKKSES
- the LOC139885090 gene encoding F-box protein CPR1-like yields the protein MKYRKVHLQLLLLKNDDLDYHNTFSILFKPYKDKNTTKPLAICNGVLCLTTVVESSHDIILWNPTIKKMLTLPKPIFPPSYNSGYACFLLGFAFNSLSNDYKVLKVLSFLDDTKPPQVEIFSLNKNSWKGISEIACGYQWLQAHFFSFFYEAIHCIYSLVYDDTSKSCLILGFDVNAEAFQKSKLSQLFDERDILESNIYQESNIGICCSFVRHKGRFLEVWVMKDCNNMESWEIVCRYDTASECMIRYFVWDFETTGKHGVQQRRRIGYSPLVLVMMKWNLILIFRTMIMFWLK